In Candidatus Dependentiae bacterium, one genomic interval encodes:
- a CDS encoding DUF1343 domain-containing protein, translated as MKNIFIFLFPLNIFAFRLGIENMSSDFIRQLGQSPVGIVTNQTGVDQRGKRTIDILLEKKLNIKAVFVPEHGLDGTIKAACTVENGIDKKTGLPVTSLYKHGSGYIPSNVFSEIDAVIFDMQDVGMRHYTYISTLYTVMEAAARDKKRIIVCDRPNPLGNVMEGPICDAALCSFIGIAQIPLRHGMTIGELAQLFNNKCLKQKVDLHVLPLADYQRDIKLQTLQAHLSPNIKTLSSVHGYSFLGLLGEIKPFDVGVGTPSAFQVITLPEEHTVSLRAWENLQKELQEFGIYSKRYSYYHKQKNRSFAGIALQFKDINVVFGFKALLSVLSWTKKENIPVNFSPYFDKAIGTKEVRVWYKSDQMQDVLAKKITKELHEFLRVNEDVLLYQSVPKVVKRDVLDAFLLPYCVL; from the coding sequence ATGAAAAATATTTTTATTTTTTTATTTCCATTAAATATCTTTGCCTTTAGATTAGGTATAGAGAATATGTCATCCGATTTTATTCGCCAATTGGGTCAATCACCTGTTGGGATTGTTACCAATCAAACGGGAGTTGATCAACGGGGTAAACGTACCATTGATATATTGTTAGAAAAAAAACTTAATATAAAAGCGGTTTTTGTTCCGGAGCATGGGCTTGATGGAACTATAAAGGCAGCATGCACCGTTGAAAATGGTATTGACAAAAAAACCGGTTTGCCGGTGACAAGCTTGTATAAACATGGGTCAGGTTATATTCCCTCTAATGTTTTTAGTGAGATAGATGCAGTTATATTTGATATGCAAGATGTGGGTATGCGTCATTATACTTATATATCAACTCTGTATACGGTAATGGAAGCGGCCGCTCGGGATAAAAAAAGGATTATAGTATGTGATAGGCCAAATCCATTAGGCAATGTTATGGAGGGGCCAATATGTGATGCAGCGCTTTGCTCGTTTATTGGTATTGCGCAAATTCCACTACGGCATGGCATGACAATTGGTGAGTTAGCACAACTGTTTAACAATAAATGCTTAAAACAAAAAGTTGATTTGCATGTATTGCCGCTTGCAGATTATCAGCGTGATATAAAGTTGCAAACATTACAAGCGCATCTTTCTCCTAATATTAAAACATTGTCATCAGTGCATGGTTATAGTTTTCTGGGTTTATTAGGGGAAATAAAGCCATTTGATGTAGGTGTTGGTACACCGTCGGCATTTCAAGTTATTACATTGCCTGAAGAGCATACAGTTTCTTTACGTGCATGGGAAAATCTTCAAAAAGAATTGCAAGAGTTTGGCATTTATTCAAAGCGTTATAGTTATTATCACAAACAAAAAAACAGATCGTTTGCCGGTATAGCATTACAGTTTAAAGATATTAATGTTGTTTTCGGTTTTAAAGCATTGTTATCGGTTTTATCTTGGACAAAAAAAGAAAATATTCCGGTTAATTTTTCGCCATATTTTGATAAAGCGATTGGCACCAAGGAGGTGCGCGTGTGGTATAAAAGCGATCAAATGCAAGATGTATTGGCAAAAAAAATAACAAAAGAGTTGCATGAATTTTTGCGTGTAAATGAAGATGTTTTGCTCTATCAGTCGGTTCCTAAGGTGGTCAAACGAGATGTTTTAGATGCTTTTCTTTTGCCTTATTGTGTACTATGA
- a CDS encoding superoxide dismutase — protein MKTKQLNSTETIAPIYQATYPFTLPKLPYAFDALEPYIDKETMQIHHNKHHQAYVNNLNTAVKPHKNLHSKTLFELLSNLSALPENVRAAVRNQGGGHFNHSLFWTMMQPNAQKMPSGKLAQEINKTFGSFEKFKEEFNKKAQTVFGSGWAWLVADKKGNLSVIATHNQDSPLSPTLIPILGLDVWEHAYYLKYQNKRGDYISAWWNVINWPQVQNYYTKTQQ, from the coding sequence ACTAAATAGCACGGAAACTATTGCGCCCATTTATCAAGCAACATATCCATTTACCTTACCTAAATTACCTTATGCCTTTGATGCGCTTGAACCATACATCGACAAAGAAACAATGCAGATTCATCACAATAAACACCACCAAGCCTATGTGAATAATTTAAATACAGCAGTTAAGCCGCATAAAAACCTTCACAGCAAAACACTTTTTGAGTTACTCAGTAATTTAAGTGCATTACCTGAAAATGTACGCGCAGCAGTACGCAATCAAGGCGGTGGACATTTCAATCACAGCCTATTCTGGACAATGATGCAACCTAATGCGCAAAAAATGCCGTCAGGGAAATTGGCTCAAGAAATCAATAAAACATTCGGCTCATTTGAAAAGTTCAAAGAAGAGTTCAATAAAAAAGCACAAACTGTTTTTGGCAGCGGATGGGCATGGCTTGTCGCCGATAAAAAAGGAAACTTGTCAGTTATTGCAACACACAATCAAGACTCACCGCTATCACCAACATTAATCCCTATCTTAGGCCTTGATGTATGGGAACATGCATATTATTTGAAATATCAAAATAAACGTGGTGATTACATTTCTGCTTGGTGGAATGTTATTAACTGGCCACAAGTTCAGAACTATTATACAAAAACACAACAGTAA